The genome window AACATCTATACTTCCATACTGAGTAGCAGGAATTACATATAACTCATTGTTACTATTCCGTTGAAAACTAGCTGAAATATCTAAAGCTCTATTATTCTCACTTCCAGTATAATATTCAATCAAATTTGCAAAGACATTAGATATAGAGTATGTCCCATCATTATTATCAGTCAACGTTACAACATCTAAAATCTCATCCAATGGGTCCTCAAATGTATTCCCTGTTGCATCTGTATAATTTGAAAATTGCCCACCATCTGCTCTACTAATTTTTATTCGATAACTATCTTGTAAAATAAACTCACAATCATCATCAATTAAATTTACAGTAACAGACTGCTGTGAACCATCTACATGTCCAAGTGCTACATTCTGAGTTGAAGATGATAACTTCACGGATAATTGTCTCTTGAATCCTTGTTCGACTTGATCATTCAATGGTTCTAACTCAAAGAAAGTCTCATAAGCCCCTGCAGGAATAGTCACCACATATGAAGCTACGGAGTAATCAATTCCTTCGGTTGTCCCTGTATTTAAAGCATCTTCAACAACAACTGTAATGTCTGTATTGGTATTTTGAGCAAAGGCCATAGTAATTGGCAATTGAAGAGGCTCAGAATCATTCTCAAAGAGATCGATATTTTCATCTTCAAAGCCTACAAAATTATCACCTGTATATGGTTTGAGTTCTCGACTTGTGTCACAAGCGATAAAACTCGTTAAGAGTAGAACAGCAAAATATTTCTTGAGTATTTTCATAACTGAATGGGTTAATTGGTCCATTTTGGGTTTTGCTCCATATTCTCATTCGCAAAAAGTTCTGCTTGAGGAATTGGGAATCGCATACGTTTATCAGTCGATGATAATTGGTCTGGGCTAAAAGGAGCTACATCCCCTCTGATGATCGTTGTATTTGTGCGAGAGAAATCTGAAAAACGCACTCCCTCAAAAGCCAATTCTTTACGTCTTTCCAATGCAATTGCAAACTCTAAAGCACCTCCTGATTCTGTACCTCCAAGAAATCCTATTATTCTTTCTGATCTCAAAGTATTCAAATCATCTAATGCATCACTTTCATCTCCCTGGTTGTAATATGCTTCAGCTCTCATCAGTAATAATTCACTACTTCTAAATACCTTCACATCTGATGATAAAGGACTATTACTATCTGTTCTTCTGTATTTATTGACAAAGTATTCTCCTTGTTGCAATACCACAGTAGCATCTCTACGGACATCATTTAGATCATAAATATTTACAAGGTCAAGTGAAGCAGTAAACTTTGGAAATCCTGAAGAAAGCTCAAATACACCTCCAACTCCAATTTGTTTAAACTTGAAAATTACTTCATCCTCATTTTCATCACTTGTCCACATAAAAGGATAGTTTGACGCAGATACGATAGGTTTTTGTTTCAGAACTTCTGTACTATAAAAGATTGCGTCTTCCCACCTTTCTGTATAAAAAGCTGCTTTTGCTTGAATTGCATTCGCGGCTAATGATGTCAACCTTGTAATATCAGTCTGATCATTTTGCAATAAGGCTTTTCCATTTTCTGCATCTGTGATAATCTGTGTATAAACTTCATCTACTGTATTTCTGCTAGGAGAACCTTCTTCTACTTTAGTCATAATCGGGACACCTAATGAAACACCTGTATGCAAGTCTTCTGCAAAATTCAACAACAAACGCATGTGTATATATGCCCTTAAAATCAAGAGTTCTCCTTCTGCCTTCCTTTTCAAAGCATCTTCATCATTATTCTCTGATTCGAGGGTAGGAATTGCTTCCAAAACTGCATTTGCAGTAAATAGAGCATTGTAATAGGTAAACCAAGCTCCTAAATCATCATCTGCTGTATATGCCCAATTATATTCCGTATTGCCATCTCCATTATTAGTTTCTGAAAGTTTCACATTATCTGAAGGCAAAGCATTTGAGCGTATTTCTGTTGCTTTAGGTAAGCGGCTATACACTCCAAGGACTGCAGATTCTAAATCTTTAACCTCGGTAATAGCCTTGTCGTTGTCAATTATATCTGTGGGTTCGATATCCAGTACACCCGAACACGCTACACTAAGAAAGATGAGTCCGAGTAAAATAGCATTGAGTAGTTTTTTCATGGTTCGATCTAAAATTGTGCTTCAAGTCCGACTGTAAAGGTGCGAGGAGTAGGATAAACAAATTGATCAATGTTATTCCCAGTTTCAGGATCCATACCTGTGTACTGTGTCCAAGTATATATGTTTTGTCCCATCATATAGACTCTCAGAGATGTGAAGGTTCGACTCTTTTGTAAAAGAAGAGGCTGTAACTGATACGATAGACTTATATTTCTGAGTCTTAAAAAGGATGCATTTTCTACATCTAGAGAAGAAAACTCTCTCTTATACTGAGGCGCTTGAACATCGGTAATATCTCCTGGTTGCCTCCAAACAGTTGCCATATGTGTTGACTGATTTTGCAAGGCAAAAAAGGCATTTTCGCTGAAGTATCTTGTGTTATTAAATAAGTGATGACCTGTTTGGAAAGAGAAAAATATTGATAATTCTAAGCCTTTATAAGCAAAACTATTTGAGAAACCACCACTCCAAGGAGGCAAATAAGTACCGAAATCAGGTCTTGCATTTGCAGGATCATAAACAACGGTAGTATTGCCGTCCTTATCCGTATAAATAGGTCTACCATTTGCGGGATTCACCCCTGCCCAACCGACAGTATAATGCGTTCCGAAAGGTAAACCTACTTGGATTATAGAAGTCCCTTGCTCAAATTCTGTTTCTCCTCCTAAATCAAGAATTTCATTCTGATTGTAGCTAAAGTTCACACTCGTACTCCAACGAAATCCTGATGGTCTTTGAACATTTATAGTTTCAAAAGTCATCTCTATTCCTCGGTTACGCATTTCTCCTGCGTTTCTTTCTACCGAAGGGAAACCTGCTGTGGCTGATAACTTTGACTGAATGAAAAGGTCACTCGTTATATTATTGTATAAATCAACAGACATAAAGATTCGATCTGCAAAAAGACCCAGATCGAAACCTGTATTTAGTTGATTAGACACCTCCCATTTCAAGTATTGATTCTCTAACTGCCCTGGTGCTATTGAAGTAACTCCATTGTAGGACAAAGAGGTATAAACACCTCGCGCTTGGAAATCGCCAATCCCATTCTGGTTTCCAGTTTTTCCATAAGACAGTCTGAACTTCAGTGTTGAAATAGCTTTAACATTCTTCATAAAGTTCTCTTCTGAAGCCATCCAACCTCCACCAAATGCCCAAAATGTAGCCCACTTATTTCCATCTCCAAACTTAGAAGAACCATCTCTACGAATAGATGCTTGAATTGTATATTTATCAGAGAAGGCATAGTTGGTCATGAAGAAATAAGAAAGTAATGCATTCTGAGTTTTCCCTCCTCCTACTCTTGGTATAAATCCATTTCCATCATCTCCACCAACAGCTGAACCAGGAGTGATAGAAGCAGGTGTACTAGGTAACTTAGAATTAAGTCCATAGCCCGTAAAAGAGGAAGAATGGTATTCATTCCTTATTAACTCAGCTCCTAATAAGAAATCAAAATCATGAATCTTATTAATGTTGTACTTGTAATTCGCTGTATTTACCCAGTTATAAGTAAAGTTTCTGGTATTTGCAGTATAATAAGAGCCCTGTCCACCTTGTGTAATTGTTGGGTCGGAACCATATTGACTTTCAGGATCTGTAAAATTCTCATACTCCCTCACCCGATAATCAATACCTATTTTTGATTTCAACTTCAACTTTGAAACAGGTTCATATTCCAAGTGAAAGCTTCCTATTCCTTTAAATTCATCTACTTTTTGTTTATTCGTCTCTATGATCTCTACGGGGTTGGTATCATTTGCACCAAACTCATATTCTCCAGTTTCAGGATTTCTGATGCGCTCATATGGATTCTTAAGCATTGCATTTGCAAATGGGTTTGCATAAGTTAAAGCACCATCATTACCGCCTAAATTATCTTGAGTAGAAAAACCTAAACTTGATGAAAGTCCAAATCGTAAAACATCACTTGCATCGTGGTCTATATTAAATCGACCTGTACCTCTCTCTAAACCTGTACCGATCGCAATACCTTCTTGCTGAAAATAACTACCCGAAATAAAGAATCGTGTATTGTCTCTTCCTCCAGACATACTCAATTCATGACTTTGAGTAATCCCCGTCTGAGTTACGGCTCCT of Sediminitomix flava contains these proteins:
- a CDS encoding RagB/SusD family nutrient uptake outer membrane protein; this encodes MKKLLNAILLGLIFLSVACSGVLDIEPTDIIDNDKAITEVKDLESAVLGVYSRLPKATEIRSNALPSDNVKLSETNNGDGNTEYNWAYTADDDLGAWFTYYNALFTANAVLEAIPTLESENNDEDALKRKAEGELLILRAYIHMRLLLNFAEDLHTGVSLGVPIMTKVEEGSPSRNTVDEVYTQIITDAENGKALLQNDQTDITRLTSLAANAIQAKAAFYTERWEDAIFYSTEVLKQKPIVSASNYPFMWTSDENEDEVIFKFKQIGVGGVFELSSGFPKFTASLDLVNIYDLNDVRRDATVVLQQGEYFVNKYRRTDSNSPLSSDVKVFRSSELLLMRAEAYYNQGDESDALDDLNTLRSERIIGFLGGTESGGALEFAIALERRKELAFEGVRFSDFSRTNTTIIRGDVAPFSPDQLSSTDKRMRFPIPQAELFANENMEQNPKWTN
- a CDS encoding SusC/RagA family TonB-linked outer membrane protein, which produces MKIYLSCIILLWGSAVLAQSSQISGVVKDTQKLPLPGVTIMLKGTTKGVVTGVDGKFAIEAPTNPETVLVFSMLGYQTQEATIGSQTYFDIILEEDVKHLEEVIVTGYNEFDKKKLTGAVSGVDAELIENVPVASFEQMLQGQAPGVIVNSTSGQPGAPASVRIRGTGSINGSNTPLYILDGVPIEASVFASLNPNDFSSVTILKDATATAIYGSRGANGVIVITTKRGKVGRSVVQYRMQYGWSQMGKLKLEPMKSEQKLSYEEYAKIGQGWELSPDNPENSILTNEDLANGITSVDLKRALNAAELEQLRNIDTDWVGAVTQTGITQSHELSMSGGRDNTRFFISGSYFQQEGIAIGTGLERGTGRFNIDHDASDVLRFGLSSSLGFSTQDNLGGNDGALTYANPFANAMLKNPYERIRNPETGEYEFGANDTNPVEIIETNKQKVDEFKGIGSFHLEYEPVSKLKLKSKIGIDYRVREYENFTDPESQYGSDPTITQGGQGSYYTANTRNFTYNWVNTANYKYNINKIHDFDFLLGAELIRNEYHSSSFTGYGLNSKLPSTPASITPGSAVGGDDGNGFIPRVGGGKTQNALLSYFFMTNYAFSDKYTIQASIRRDGSSKFGDGNKWATFWAFGGGWMASEENFMKNVKAISTLKFRLSYGKTGNQNGIGDFQARGVYTSLSYNGVTSIAPGQLENQYLKWEVSNQLNTGFDLGLFADRIFMSVDLYNNITSDLFIQSKLSATAGFPSVERNAGEMRNRGIEMTFETINVQRPSGFRWSTSVNFSYNQNEILDLGGETEFEQGTSIIQVGLPFGTHYTVGWAGVNPANGRPIYTDKDGNTTVVYDPANARPDFGTYLPPWSGGFSNSFAYKGLELSIFFSFQTGHHLFNNTRYFSENAFFALQNQSTHMATVWRQPGDITDVQAPQYKREFSSLDVENASFLRLRNISLSYQLQPLLLQKSRTFTSLRVYMMGQNIYTWTQYTGMDPETGNNIDQFVYPTPRTFTVGLEAQF